In the Pseudolabrys taiwanensis genome, one interval contains:
- a CDS encoding autotransporter outer membrane beta-barrel domain-containing protein: MRTTSLVALAFMSATAIPAVAEAADWIGGTSTDWFTAGNWSAGVPTRSDAVTIDTATPNPTVIGGAAQSSGVIVGNAGTGTLTILNGSLISGSGTIAFGAGSNGTVTVSGSSWSALSSLDGSALPITIATFGRGTLTIQNGGSVSASTLNIASQVGSTGTLNIGAAQGQAAVAPGALIASAVVFRAGTGQIVFNHTGLNYSFDPTVSGAGSVLVEAGKTVLTANSTYTGSTTVDGGILSVNGSIASSSLTTVNAAGALGGNGVVGNTEINGGTLAPGNSIGLLTVQGNLAFSAPSNYLVEVSPANADRTNVTGTATLGGATVNAVFAPGSYVTKQYTILNATGGVNGAFNALVNTNLPANFTSALSYGANDVFLNLTLHFVDPNNPGPNYGGGLNTNQQNVANTLTNVFNTSGGIPLAFGALTPAGLSVAAGELGTGAIQSSMKADDLFLNMLIDPASAGRAGSFVVPDNINDATLSYAGKRSAAASEAFAMATKAPLRAEPVNRWSVWAAVYGGSETVGGNAAVGSQDTSARLWGVAAGADYRLSPDTLVGFALGGGGTSYSLANGFGSGSTDMFQAGVYGRHAFGPAYIAAGLGYGWHDVTTSRTVALAGVDMLEGRFRANSFSGRFEGGYRFATPFVGLTPYAAVQAISFSMPSYAEQTPSGGSLFALNYAAQTTTDSRTELGLRADKSLAASDGVLTLRGRLAWAHDYKPDRTASAAFQSLPGTSFVVNGARPDADSVLVSAGAEQKWLNGFSLAATFEGEFSGNVTSCAGKGVVKYTW, encoded by the coding sequence TTGCGCACCACCTCGCTGGTCGCGCTGGCCTTCATGTCGGCAACGGCGATACCGGCAGTCGCCGAGGCTGCCGACTGGATCGGCGGCACATCGACCGATTGGTTCACGGCCGGTAACTGGTCGGCCGGCGTGCCGACCCGCAGCGACGCTGTAACAATCGATACAGCCACGCCCAATCCGACGGTGATCGGCGGGGCCGCGCAATCGTCAGGGGTTATTGTCGGCAATGCCGGTACTGGCACGCTGACGATCCTGAACGGCTCTTTGATCAGCGGTTCTGGGACTATCGCGTTCGGCGCCGGTTCGAACGGTACCGTGACGGTCTCTGGCTCGTCCTGGTCCGCCCTTTCGTCGCTCGATGGTTCCGCCCTTCCGATCACTATCGCCACTTTCGGCCGCGGCACGCTGACGATCCAGAACGGCGGCAGCGTCTCGGCTTCGACCTTGAACATTGCCAGCCAGGTCGGTTCGACCGGTACGCTCAACATCGGTGCTGCACAGGGCCAAGCCGCGGTGGCGCCAGGCGCGCTGATTGCATCGGCAGTCGTGTTCCGCGCAGGCACCGGCCAGATCGTCTTCAACCACACCGGCTTGAATTATTCGTTCGATCCCACCGTCTCCGGAGCGGGATCGGTGCTGGTGGAGGCGGGCAAGACCGTCCTGACAGCGAACAGCACCTACACCGGCTCCACCACCGTCGATGGCGGCATTCTCAGCGTCAATGGATCGATTGCATCCTCATCGCTCACGACGGTGAACGCAGCTGGCGCCCTCGGCGGCAATGGCGTCGTCGGCAACACGGAGATCAACGGCGGTACGCTGGCGCCCGGCAATTCAATCGGGCTTTTGACCGTACAGGGCAACCTTGCTTTCTCGGCGCCCTCGAACTACCTGGTCGAAGTGTCGCCCGCCAATGCCGACCGTACCAATGTCACCGGCACGGCAACCCTCGGCGGCGCCACTGTGAACGCGGTGTTCGCACCTGGCAGCTATGTCACCAAGCAGTACACGATCCTCAACGCGACCGGTGGCGTCAACGGCGCCTTCAACGCGCTGGTCAATACCAACCTGCCGGCGAATTTCACGTCCGCGTTGAGCTATGGTGCCAACGACGTCTTCCTCAATCTGACGCTGCATTTCGTTGACCCGAACAATCCTGGCCCGAACTATGGCGGTGGCCTCAACACCAACCAGCAGAACGTCGCCAACACGCTGACCAATGTCTTCAACACGAGCGGCGGCATTCCTCTGGCATTCGGCGCGCTGACGCCGGCGGGACTTTCGGTCGCCGCGGGCGAACTCGGCACCGGTGCGATCCAGTCTTCGATGAAGGCCGACGATCTGTTCCTCAACATGTTGATCGACCCGGCCAGCGCCGGCCGTGCCGGTAGCTTTGTCGTGCCGGACAACATCAACGACGCAACGCTGTCCTACGCCGGCAAGCGCTCGGCTGCCGCCAGCGAGGCGTTCGCGATGGCGACCAAGGCGCCGCTGCGTGCCGAGCCCGTCAACCGCTGGAGCGTGTGGGCGGCTGTCTATGGCGGCTCGGAAACCGTCGGCGGCAACGCGGCGGTGGGATCGCAGGACACCAGCGCGCGTCTCTGGGGCGTCGCGGCGGGCGCCGATTACAGGCTCTCGCCCGATACGCTTGTCGGTTTTGCGCTCGGCGGGGGCGGTACGTCCTATTCGCTGGCCAATGGCTTCGGCTCGGGCTCAACGGATATGTTCCAGGCCGGTGTCTACGGCCGGCACGCATTCGGTCCGGCCTACATCGCCGCGGGGCTCGGCTATGGCTGGCACGACGTCACCACCAGCCGCACCGTTGCGCTCGCCGGTGTCGACATGCTCGAAGGCCGCTTCCGCGCCAACAGCTTCTCCGGCCGGTTCGAGGGCGGTTATCGTTTTGCGACGCCATTCGTCGGCCTCACGCCCTATGCCGCGGTGCAGGCGATCAGCTTTAGCATGCCGTCTTATGCCGAGCAGACCCCGTCCGGCGGCAGCCTGTTTGCGCTGAACTACGCGGCACAGACCACGACCGACAGCCGCACCGAACTTGGTTTGCGGGCGGACAAATCACTCGCGGCGAGCGATGGCGTGCTGACGCTGCGCGGCCGTCTGGCATGGGCGCACGACTACAAGCCCGATCGCACCGCGAGCGCGGCTTTCCAGTCGCTGCCGGGCACCAGCTTTGTTGTGAACGGCGCGCGTCCGGATGCCGATTCCGTGCTCGTCAGCGCCGGCGCCGAACAGAAGTGGCTCAACGGCTTTTCGCTTGCCGCAACGTTCGAAGGCGAGTTTTCCGGCAACGTCACCAGCTGCGCCGGCAAGGGCGTCGTCAAATACACCTGGTGA
- a CDS encoding response regulator, translating to MVHTDHPVSVLLVEDEVLISMLVADTLTENGFDVHEVSTADEALRYIDQGGVVDVLFTDVNLPGSMDGRELAARVRARRPGLPVVYASGRYDNRDVSKLVPHSVFMTKPYNPNDVCTLLTRLTHGDDDRAH from the coding sequence ATGGTACACACGGACCATCCCGTTTCGGTCCTGCTGGTCGAGGACGAGGTCCTCATCAGCATGCTGGTAGCCGATACGCTCACCGAGAACGGCTTCGACGTGCATGAAGTCAGCACCGCCGACGAAGCACTGCGCTATATCGATCAGGGTGGGGTGGTGGACGTCTTGTTCACCGACGTGAACCTGCCGGGATCGATGGACGGCCGCGAGCTTGCCGCTCGCGTGCGCGCAAGGCGGCCCGGACTGCCGGTGGTCTATGCGTCCGGCCGTTACGACAACCGCGATGTCAGCAAGCTGGTGCCGCACTCCGTGTTCATGACCAAGCCGTATAACCCGAACGATGTCTGCACGCTGCTGACGCGGCTGACACACGGCGACGACGACCGCGCGCACTGA
- a CDS encoding Bug family tripartite tricarboxylate transporter substrate binding protein, protein MKRILGLCLLLAATLAAGLAPAGAQTYPDRPITIVVPLAAGSGMDALVRLYADKLQASLGKPVIVENRPGAALMLAASHVATAPADGYTLLVSTSSAMAINPVLYKKIPYKLTDFVPVSFYVKSPFILVVNPDLPAKTVPELIELAKKSEKPLSYSSPGAGVAQHLSMEYMKQRFGINFTHVPYRSTPQSVADIVANHVQLGFAEAGATLPLIRDGKLRALAVSSSTPIPSLPDVPPFAKAANAPDFEAVSWHMLYAPAATPKPIVEKLHAEMKKIMSDPEMQQKATTIGLLPIDPPSLADTEIYLVSEREKWGSLVRKLELEGSQ, encoded by the coding sequence ATGAAACGGATACTCGGACTCTGCCTGCTGTTGGCCGCGACGCTCGCGGCCGGCCTGGCGCCGGCAGGCGCGCAAACCTATCCCGACCGTCCCATCACCATCGTGGTACCGCTCGCCGCCGGCAGCGGCATGGACGCCTTGGTCCGTCTCTATGCCGACAAGCTGCAGGCCTCGCTCGGCAAACCGGTGATCGTCGAGAACAGGCCGGGCGCCGCCTTGATGCTGGCAGCGAGCCACGTCGCGACCGCGCCCGCCGACGGCTACACGCTGCTGGTCTCGACATCCTCGGCGATGGCGATCAATCCGGTGCTGTACAAGAAGATCCCGTACAAACTCACCGACTTCGTGCCGGTGTCGTTCTACGTGAAGTCGCCGTTCATCCTGGTGGTCAATCCGGATCTGCCGGCCAAGACGGTGCCGGAGCTGATCGAACTCGCCAAGAAAAGCGAAAAGCCGCTCAGCTATTCCTCGCCCGGCGCCGGCGTCGCCCAGCATCTGTCGATGGAATACATGAAGCAGCGCTTCGGCATCAATTTCACGCACGTGCCCTACCGCTCGACGCCGCAATCGGTCGCCGACATCGTCGCCAATCACGTGCAGCTCGGCTTTGCCGAAGCCGGCGCCACTCTGCCGCTGATCCGCGACGGCAAATTGCGGGCGCTGGCGGTGTCGTCCTCGACGCCGATCCCGTCACTGCCCGACGTGCCGCCCTTCGCCAAGGCCGCCAACGCGCCCGACTTCGAAGCCGTGTCGTGGCACATGCTCTATGCGCCGGCGGCAACGCCCAAGCCGATCGTCGAGAAGCTGCATGCCGAGATGAAGAAGATCATGAGCGACCCGGAGATGCAGCAGAAGGCGACGACGATCGGCCTGTTGCCGATCGATCCGCCCTCGCTCGCCGACACCGAGATCTATCTCGTCAGCGAACGCGAGAAATGGGGCTCGCTGGTGCGGAAGCTGGAGCTCGAGGGCTCACAGTAA
- a CDS encoding NADH:ubiquinone oxidoreductase subunit NDUFA12, with product MKSFLLKLFTWWNSQTFGTQFWTWMYGEKVGEDEFGNQYYRTKGGKIDPTLLFERRWVIYNGYAEASTVPPSWHGWLHHTVDTPPTEEDYKPRAWQKPHRPNLTGTPGAYRPPGSTLAQGRRPKATGDYKAWSPEG from the coding sequence ATGAAAAGTTTCCTTCTGAAACTGTTCACTTGGTGGAATTCGCAGACATTCGGAACCCAGTTCTGGACCTGGATGTACGGCGAAAAGGTCGGCGAAGACGAATTCGGCAACCAATATTATCGCACCAAGGGCGGCAAGATCGATCCGACGCTGCTCTTCGAGCGCCGCTGGGTCATCTATAACGGCTACGCCGAGGCCTCGACCGTGCCGCCCTCGTGGCACGGCTGGCTGCACCACACCGTCGACACGCCGCCGACCGAGGAAGATTACAAGCCGCGCGCCTGGCAGAAGCCGCATCGGCCGAATCTGACCGGCACGCCGGGCGCCTACCGCCCGCCGGGGTCGACCTTGGCGCAAGGCCGCCGTCCGAAGGCGACCGGCGACTACAAGGCCTGGAGCCCGGAGGGCTGA
- the aat gene encoding leucyl/phenylalanyl-tRNA--protein transferase, translating into MASRDTAFVEITPEVLLKAYACGIFPMAESADDPALYWIEPEMRGILPLEGFHVARRLARTVRTTPFTVHVDRDFDAVIDGCAEPKPDRGKTWINARIRRIYRALFEAGACHTVEVYDGEALVGGLYGVSLGRAFFGESMFHRATDASKVALVHLVARLKAGGYRLLDTQFVTAHLKTFGAVEVPKRRYHRMLEEALAGEADFAVLPTERPITGAEALAIIESAH; encoded by the coding sequence ATGGCCAGCCGCGACACCGCCTTTGTCGAGATCACGCCGGAAGTGCTGCTGAAGGCCTATGCCTGCGGCATCTTCCCGATGGCCGAGAGCGCCGACGACCCGGCGCTCTATTGGATCGAGCCGGAAATGCGCGGCATCCTGCCGCTCGAGGGCTTCCACGTCGCGCGCCGCCTCGCCCGCACGGTTCGGACCACGCCCTTCACGGTCCATGTCGACCGCGACTTCGATGCCGTGATCGACGGCTGCGCCGAACCCAAACCCGACCGCGGCAAGACCTGGATCAATGCCCGCATCCGCCGCATCTATCGCGCGCTGTTCGAAGCCGGCGCCTGTCATACCGTCGAGGTCTATGACGGCGAGGCGCTGGTCGGCGGTCTTTACGGCGTCTCGCTCGGCCGCGCCTTCTTCGGCGAGAGCATGTTCCACCGCGCCACCGACGCCTCCAAGGTCGCGCTGGTGCATCTCGTCGCGCGCCTGAAGGCCGGCGGCTACCGCCTGCTCGATACGCAGTTCGTCACCGCGCATCTGAAGACCTTCGGCGCGGTCGAAGTGCCCAAGCGCCGCTATCACCGCATGCTGGAAGAAGCGCTCGCCGGCGAAGCGGACTTCGCTGTGTTGCCGACGGAGCGGCCGATCACCGGCGCCGAGGCGCTGGCGATCATCGAGAGCGCGCATTGA
- a CDS encoding mechanosensitive ion channel family protein, with translation MDSLRLALIQVKDWLYWLPNPVTAVLILALAVVIALAVHRLLRKVVRRTLAPRYPNIFSIVTRLRGVTRLSVLILALLVAVPVAPFDSDTAGIIARVLLIAIIALIGWAAIVALNIGADVYLRRFRLDVDDNLLARKHNTQVRILLRTVEGVVVLITAGAALMTFDAVRQYGVSLFASAGVAGIVAGLAARPVLSNLIAGVQIAMTQPIRLEDAVIVENEWGNVEEIGSTYVVVRLWDWRRMVLPLTYFIEKPFQNWTRETSALIGTAFIYVDYRAPVARIRDKLDEIVKQSSNWDGRVINLQVTDAKEATIELRCLASAPSAGAAFNLRCEIREKLVDFLQREHPEALPLRRMEVSAQDDAALRLGNDGKEREAVGGRN, from the coding sequence ATGGATTCGTTGAGACTGGCACTCATCCAAGTCAAAGACTGGCTGTACTGGCTGCCTAATCCCGTCACCGCCGTGTTAATTCTGGCACTGGCCGTGGTCATCGCCCTCGCCGTCCACCGGCTTTTGCGCAAGGTGGTCCGCCGCACATTGGCGCCGCGCTATCCCAATATTTTCTCGATCGTCACGCGCCTGCGCGGGGTCACGCGCCTCTCCGTCCTGATCCTGGCGCTGCTGGTCGCCGTGCCGGTGGCGCCGTTCGATTCGGACACCGCCGGCATCATCGCGCGGGTGCTGCTGATCGCCATCATCGCCCTGATCGGCTGGGCCGCGATCGTCGCCCTCAACATCGGCGCCGATGTCTATCTGCGCCGCTTCCGCCTCGACGTCGACGACAACCTGCTCGCGCGCAAGCACAACACGCAGGTGCGCATCCTCCTGCGCACGGTCGAAGGCGTCGTCGTGCTGATCACCGCCGGCGCGGCGCTCATGACGTTCGACGCGGTTCGCCAATACGGCGTCAGCCTTTTCGCCTCGGCCGGCGTCGCCGGCATCGTCGCCGGTCTGGCCGCGCGCCCGGTGCTGTCGAACCTGATCGCCGGCGTGCAGATCGCGATGACGCAGCCGATCCGGCTCGAAGACGCCGTCATCGTCGAAAACGAATGGGGCAATGTCGAGGAGATCGGCTCGACCTATGTCGTGGTGCGACTGTGGGACTGGCGGCGCATGGTGTTGCCCCTCACCTACTTCATCGAAAAGCCGTTCCAGAACTGGACGCGCGAAACGTCGGCCTTGATCGGCACCGCCTTCATCTATGTCGATTACCGCGCGCCGGTCGCGCGCATCCGCGACAAGCTCGACGAGATCGTCAAGCAATCGAGTAACTGGGACGGGCGCGTCATCAATCTGCAGGTGACCGACGCCAAGGAAGCGACCATCGAATTGCGCTGCCTCGCCAGCGCGCCGTCGGCCGGCGCCGCTTTCAATCTGCGCTGCGAGATCCGCGAGAAGCTGGTCGACTTCCTGCAGCGCGAACATCCCGAGGCACTGCCGCTGCGGCGCATGGAAGTCAGCGCGCAGGACGATGCGGCGTTGCGGCTCGGCAATGACGGCAAAGAGCGAGAGGCGGTCGGCGGCCGCAACTAG
- a CDS encoding DUF2155 domain-containing protein, producing the protein MARPRLSVCILTLATLAAATPALAQFGSIFSDSPPRPPANVPGGGRDDRYPPPIYREEDDEPPPPPSRQAPYYSNQPSRMPAAARPDVPPAQPLPAPMALPPSSRPGGGTIQSQDLAPPPGATMAPLPGQVRPPAPAGEQPQQPTQANTNPNPNPNPNQPADTAPRPGDEVVVEPPPQRIANPTAVFSGLDKITGRIISFDVAINETVQFGALQVTPRVCYSRPPTETPNTDAFVEVDEVTLQNEMKRIFSGWMFAASPGLHAVEHPIYDVWLTDCKGAQPPSVAEAAPDDQAKPAARPTQPRRAQPAQRPPQAGQQFVPAQPRAQQQQPGFVPALR; encoded by the coding sequence ATGGCGCGACCCAGGCTCTCAGTCTGCATTTTGACGCTCGCCACGCTGGCCGCCGCGACACCGGCGCTGGCGCAATTCGGCTCGATCTTTTCCGATTCGCCGCCGCGGCCGCCGGCCAACGTGCCGGGAGGCGGGCGCGACGACCGCTATCCGCCGCCGATCTATCGCGAAGAAGACGATGAGCCGCCGCCGCCGCCCTCGCGGCAGGCGCCTTATTACTCCAATCAGCCGTCGCGCATGCCCGCCGCAGCGCGGCCCGACGTGCCGCCGGCGCAGCCTTTGCCGGCGCCGATGGCGCTGCCGCCGTCGAGCCGTCCGGGTGGCGGCACCATCCAGTCGCAGGATCTGGCGCCGCCGCCGGGCGCGACCATGGCGCCGCTACCGGGACAGGTGCGGCCGCCGGCGCCGGCCGGCGAGCAGCCGCAGCAGCCGACCCAGGCCAACACCAATCCCAACCCGAACCCCAATCCGAATCAGCCGGCCGATACCGCGCCGCGGCCGGGCGACGAGGTGGTGGTCGAGCCGCCGCCGCAGCGCATCGCCAATCCGACCGCCGTGTTCTCCGGTCTCGACAAGATCACCGGCCGCATCATCTCGTTCGACGTCGCCATCAACGAGACGGTGCAGTTCGGCGCGCTGCAGGTGACGCCGCGCGTGTGCTATTCGCGGCCGCCGACCGAGACGCCGAACACCGACGCCTTCGTCGAGGTCGACGAGGTGACGCTGCAGAACGAGATGAAGCGTATCTTCTCGGGCTGGATGTTCGCGGCGAGCCCCGGCCTGCACGCGGTCGAGCACCCGATCTACGACGTGTGGCTCACCGACTGCAAAGGCGCGCAACCGCCGTCGGTCGCGGAAGCGGCGCCGGACGATCAGGCCAAGCCCGCGGCGCGTCCGACACAGCCGCGCCGTGCGCAGCCGGCGCAACGGCCGCCGCAGGCCGGACAGCAGTTCGTGCCGGCACAGCCGCGCGCGCAGCAACAGCAGCCGGGCTTCGTGCCGGCGTTGCGGTAA
- a CDS encoding MFS transporter, with product MADEPSKAEGASALSSGMSFGLTLLFAVAAGAAVGNLYLAQPLLAEIAQTFGVPAGSGGLLVTMTQAGYAVGIFLIVPLGDTLQRHRLIPAMMILSALALIASAFAPSFTLLLAALAAVGLTTVAGQILAPLAGDLAKPEQRGRAVGTVISGVLVGILVSRTISGFLADAFGWRAIYLCAAVLIIVLAILLARALPALPPRPAVPYGRLLRSIFSTIRAHRAVQVTLVLGATVFSVFTMFWTGLTLLLSAPPFSYAASEIGLVGLVGLAGALAARRAGWLHDRGWSVPSTGGALVLALVSLAISGFGATSIAITLIAVFLIDIAIQALNVLNQTRLFAVDPTARSRLNTAYVSCNFIGGAIGSSLAGVLWHIGGWFALTLGGGVLIGFAFLVWATQRRALTLK from the coding sequence GTGGCGGACGAACCCAGCAAGGCCGAAGGCGCCTCGGCCTTATCGTCGGGCATGTCGTTCGGCCTGACCTTGCTGTTCGCGGTCGCCGCCGGCGCCGCCGTCGGCAATCTTTATCTCGCGCAACCGCTGCTCGCCGAAATCGCCCAGACCTTCGGCGTGCCCGCGGGCTCTGGCGGATTGCTCGTGACGATGACGCAGGCCGGCTACGCGGTCGGCATCTTCCTGATCGTGCCGCTCGGCGACACGCTCCAGCGTCACCGTCTGATTCCGGCGATGATGATCCTGTCGGCGCTGGCGCTGATCGCCAGTGCCTTCGCGCCGAGCTTCACCTTGCTGCTGGCCGCGCTTGCCGCCGTTGGGCTGACGACGGTGGCGGGGCAGATCCTCGCGCCTTTGGCCGGCGATCTCGCCAAGCCCGAGCAGCGCGGCCGCGCCGTCGGCACGGTCATCTCCGGCGTGCTCGTCGGCATTCTGGTGTCGCGCACGATCAGCGGCTTTCTCGCCGACGCGTTCGGCTGGCGCGCGATCTATCTCTGCGCGGCCGTGTTGATCATCGTGCTGGCGATTTTGCTGGCGCGGGCGCTGCCGGCGTTGCCGCCGCGGCCGGCCGTGCCTTATGGGCGGCTGCTGCGCTCGATCTTCAGCACCATCCGCGCGCACCGCGCGGTGCAGGTGACGCTCGTGCTGGGCGCGACCGTGTTCTCGGTGTTCACGATGTTCTGGACCGGGCTGACATTGCTGCTCAGTGCGCCGCCGTTCTCTTACGCGGCGAGCGAGATCGGGCTGGTCGGCCTGGTCGGACTGGCCGGCGCGCTCGCCGCGCGCCGCGCCGGCTGGCTGCACGACCGCGGCTGGTCGGTGCCGTCGACCGGCGGCGCGCTGGTGCTGGCGCTGGTGTCGCTCGCCATCTCGGGTTTCGGCGCCACGTCGATCGCCATCACCTTGATCGCCGTCTTTCTGATCGACATCGCCATCCAGGCGCTCAACGTGCTCAATCAGACGCGCTTGTTCGCGGTCGATCCAACGGCCCGCAGCCGGCTCAACACCGCCTATGTGTCGTGCAACTTCATCGGCGGCGCGATCGGCTCGAGCCTCGCCGGCGTGCTGTGGCACATCGGCGGCTGGTTCGCGCTCACGCTCGGCGGTGGCGTTCTGATCGGCTTTGCGTTCCTGGTGTGGGCGACGCAGCGGCGGGCGCTGACGCTCAAGTAG